In Mus musculus strain C57BL/6J chromosome 14, GRCm38.p6 C57BL/6J, the following are encoded in one genomic region:
- the Ptgdr gene encoding prostaglandin D2 receptor, with protein sequence MNESYRCQTSTWVERGSSATMGAVLFGAGLLGNLLALVLLARSGLGSCRPGPLHPPPSVFYVLVCGLTVTDLLGKCLISPMVLAAYAQNQSLKELLPASGNQLCETFAFLMSFFGLASTLQLLAMAVECWLSLGHPFFYQRHVTLRRGVLVAPVVAAFCLAFCALPFAGFGKFVQYCPGTWCFIQMIHKERSFSVIGFSVLYSSLMALLVLATVVCNLGAMYNLYDMHRRQRHYPHRCSRDRAQSGSDYRHGSLHPLEELDHFVLLALMTVLFTMCSLPLIYRAYYGAFKLENKAEGDSEDLQALRFLSVISIVDPWIFIIFRTSVFRMLFHKVFTRPLIYRNWSSHSQQSNVESTL encoded by the exons ATGAACGAGTCCTATCGCTGTCAGACATCCACCTGGGTGGAAAGGGGCTCCTCGGCGACGATGGGCGCTGTGCTCTTCGGTGCGGGGCTTCTGGGCAATCTTCTGGCGCTGGTGCTGCTGGCGCGCTCGGGACTGGGGTCTTGCCGGCCAGGGCCACTACACCCGCCGCCCTCGGTCTTTTATGTGCTCGTGTGTGGCTTGACGGTCACCGACTTGCTGGGCAAGTGTCTGATCAGCCCGATGGTCCTGGCTGCCTACGCGCAAAACCAGAGCCTAAAGGAACTGCTGCCTGCCTCAGGCAATCAGTTATGCGAAACGTTCGCCTTCCTGATGTCCTTCTTTGGGCTAGCCTCGACCTTACAGCTGTTGGCTATGGCGGTGGAGTGCTGGCTGTCTCTGGGACACCCCTTCTTCTACCAAAGGCACGTCACCTTGCGCCGGGGAGTGCTGGTGGCACCGGTCGTGGCCgccttctgcttggctttctgtGCGCTCCCCTTTGCTGGTTTTGGGAAGTTCGTGCAGTACTGTCCAGGCACCTGGTGTTTCATCCAGATGATCCACAAGGAGCGTTCATTTTCGGTAATAGGCTTCTCTGTGCTCTACTCCAGCCTCATGGCGCTGCTGGTCCTCGCAACCGTGGTGTGCAACCTGGGTGCCATGTACAACCTCTATGACATGCACAGGCGCCAGAGGCACTATCCTCACCGCTGCTCCAGGGACCGCGCCCAGTCAGGCTCAGACTACAGGCACGGGTCCCTGCATCCTTTGGAGGAGCTGGACCACTTTGTGCTGCTGGCTCTCATGACAGTGCTCTTCACCATGTGTTCCCTGCCTTTAATT TATCGTGCGTACTATGGAGCCTTTAAACTTGAGAACAAAGCTGAAGGAGACTCAGAAGACCTCCAAGCCTTGCGTTTCCTGTCTGTGATTTCCATAGTGGACCCCTGGATCTTCATCATCTTCAGGACTTCAGTATTCCGGATGTTATTTCACAAGGTTTTCACAAGACCTCTGATCTACAGAAACTGGAGCAGCCATTCCCAGCAAAGTAACGTGGAATCCACTTTGTGA